In a single window of the Synechococcus sp. HK05 genome:
- the ispG gene encoding (E)-4-hydroxy-3-methylbut-2-enyl-diphosphate synthase, with product MTASLASAPATEAAINPRYDTVIRRRKTRSVRVGDLWMGSDHPVVVQSMINEDTLDIDGATAGIRRLHEAGCEIVRVTVPSLAHAKAMGEIRQRLESTYKPVPLVADVHHNGMKIALEVAQHVDKVRINPGLFVFDKPDPNRTEFSEAEIAAIGDRITETFEPLVKLLKEQDKALRIGVNHGSLAERMLFRYGDTPLGMVESALEFIRICDRLDFHNIVISMKASRAPVMLAAYRMMADRMDAEGFHYPLHLGVTEAGDGDYGRIKSTAGIATLLSEGLGDTIRVSLTEAPEKEIPVCYSILQALGLRKTMVEYVSCPSCGRTLFNLEEVLHKVRSATSHLTGLDIAVMGCIVNGPGEMADADYGYVGKTPGVISLYRGREEIRRVPEAEGVDALIALIKDDGRWVDP from the coding sequence ATGACCGCCTCTCTGGCTTCCGCTCCGGCAACCGAGGCAGCGATCAATCCCCGTTACGACACGGTGATCCGCCGCCGTAAAACCCGCAGCGTGCGCGTGGGCGACCTGTGGATGGGCAGCGACCACCCGGTGGTGGTGCAGTCGATGATCAACGAGGACACCCTCGACATCGACGGCGCCACCGCCGGCATCCGCCGGCTGCACGAAGCGGGCTGCGAGATCGTGCGGGTCACGGTGCCGTCGTTGGCCCATGCCAAGGCGATGGGTGAGATCCGCCAGCGGCTGGAGAGCACTTACAAGCCGGTGCCGCTGGTGGCGGATGTGCACCACAACGGCATGAAGATCGCCCTCGAGGTGGCGCAGCACGTCGACAAGGTGCGCATCAATCCGGGCTTGTTCGTGTTCGACAAGCCTGACCCCAACCGCACGGAGTTTTCTGAGGCGGAGATCGCGGCCATTGGCGATCGCATCACCGAAACGTTTGAGCCGCTGGTGAAGCTGCTGAAGGAGCAGGACAAGGCCCTGCGCATCGGCGTGAACCACGGCTCCCTGGCTGAGCGGATGCTGTTCCGCTACGGCGATACCCCCCTCGGGATGGTGGAGAGCGCCCTCGAGTTCATCCGCATTTGCGACCGGCTCGACTTCCACAACATCGTGATCTCGATGAAGGCGTCGCGGGCGCCGGTGATGCTGGCCGCCTACCGGATGATGGCCGACCGCATGGATGCGGAAGGCTTCCACTACCCCTTGCACCTGGGCGTGACCGAGGCCGGCGACGGCGACTACGGCCGCATCAAGAGCACCGCCGGCATCGCCACCCTGCTCTCTGAGGGCTTGGGCGACACGATCCGCGTGTCGCTGACCGAGGCGCCGGAGAAGGAGATCCCCGTTTGCTACTCCATCCTCCAGGCCCTGGGCCTGCGCAAAACGATGGTGGAGTACGTGAGCTGCCCCAGCTGCGGCCGCACGCTGTTCAACCTGGAGGAGGTGTTGCACAAGGTGCGCAGTGCAACCTCCCATCTCACGGGCCTCGACATCGCCGTGATGGGCTGCATCGTGAATGGCCCCGGTGAGATGGCTGATGCCGACTACGGCTACGTGGGTAAGACCCCTGGGGTGATTTCCCTCTACCGCGGCCGTGAGGAGATTCGCCGCGTGCCCGAGGCCGAGGGCGTTGATGCCCTGATCGCTCTCATCAAAGACGACGGCCGCTGGGTGGATCCCTGA
- a CDS encoding uracil-DNA glycosylase family protein, with the protein MTMFPPQASRLSAAELEQELDQVAAACDGCRRCGLGHSRTQVVVSRGNPQASLMVIGEGPGAQEDEQGKPFVGRSGQLLDRMLESVGIDSNRDAYVCNIVKCRPPENRKPTALEMAACRPWLDQQIQLVDPPVILLAGATAVEGLLGIKGGITKLRGQWRQWEGRWLMPILHPSYLLRNASKERGSPKWLTWHDLQDVQRRLAQLNAPL; encoded by the coding sequence ATGACGATGTTTCCGCCCCAGGCCAGCCGCCTCTCCGCTGCCGAACTGGAGCAGGAGCTGGATCAGGTGGCCGCGGCCTGCGACGGCTGCCGCCGCTGCGGCCTCGGCCACAGCCGCACCCAGGTGGTGGTGAGCCGAGGCAATCCCCAGGCCTCGCTGATGGTCATTGGTGAGGGGCCTGGTGCCCAGGAAGATGAGCAGGGCAAGCCCTTTGTGGGGCGTTCCGGTCAGCTGCTCGATCGAATGCTCGAGAGCGTGGGGATCGACAGCAACCGCGATGCCTACGTGTGCAACATCGTGAAGTGCCGCCCGCCGGAGAACCGCAAGCCCACGGCCTTGGAGATGGCCGCATGCCGGCCTTGGCTGGATCAGCAGATCCAGCTGGTGGATCCGCCGGTGATCCTGCTGGCCGGTGCCACGGCGGTGGAGGGCCTGCTGGGCATCAAGGGCGGCATCACCAAACTGCGCGGTCAGTGGAGGCAGTGGGAGGGCCGCTGGTTGATGCCGATCCTGCATCCCTCCTATCTGTTGCGCAACGCGTCCAAGGAGCGGGGATCCCCGAAATGGCTCACCTGGCACGACCTTCAGGACGTGCAGCGGCGCCTGGCCCAATTGAACGCTCCGCTGTGA
- a CDS encoding VOC family protein yields MSDPALLHPMEPVSAAVVLAADEPKELAAFYAALVQASASPGFSAAHWRVLLPQMGWLELYRPSRQRALPPGRGRLSLCLKRQGGAAALTRWMEQALALGAQRLEEPRQEAFGHEVWLLDPEGNGLLLLMSAA; encoded by the coding sequence GTGTCAGATCCAGCCTTGTTGCACCCGATGGAGCCGGTTTCGGCGGCGGTGGTGCTGGCTGCTGATGAGCCCAAGGAGCTCGCCGCCTTTTACGCGGCCCTGGTGCAGGCCTCGGCCTCGCCTGGTTTCAGTGCAGCCCATTGGCGCGTGTTGCTGCCGCAGATGGGATGGCTTGAGCTCTATCGCCCCAGCCGGCAGCGTGCGCTGCCGCCCGGGCGTGGCCGTCTTTCGCTGTGCCTCAAACGCCAGGGGGGCGCGGCCGCGTTGACGCGATGGATGGAGCAGGCTCTAGCGCTGGGGGCGCAGCGGTTGGAGGAGCCGCGGCAGGAAGCCTTCGGCCATGAGGTGTGGCTGCTCGATCCCGAAGGCAATGGCCTGCTGTTGCTGATGAGCGCTGCATAA
- a CDS encoding pyridoxal phosphate-dependent aminotransferase: MLRPPSQRTLQRTLTLSARAEALQPSLTLAIAAKAKALKAEGHDICSLSAGEPDFDTPSFICEAAAAALRNGQTRYGPAAGEPALREAIAAKLSRENQVPTRAEQVLVTNGGKQALYNLFQVLLGPGDELLLPAPYWLSYPEIARLAGASVRLLPSSAAEGFRLDPAQLEAAITPASKLLVLNSPSNPTGMVLSRQELEAIAAVLRRHPQVAVVCDEIYKFLLAPGHEHHSLAAVAPDLADRVFSVNGFAKGWAMTGWRIGWLAGNAAVVKAAIALQSQSTSNVCSFAQFGALAAIEGPRDCVHAMAEQFNERRQRLSDGLQAIAGLQLLPPEGAFYAFPDVSSTGLDSMTFCNRLLDEHGLAVVPGVAFGDDRCIRLSCAAGNSTIDDGLSRLEGFVRSL; the protein is encoded by the coding sequence ATGCTGCGCCCGCCCTCTCAGCGCACCCTCCAGCGCACCCTGACGCTGTCCGCCCGGGCCGAGGCTCTTCAGCCTTCCCTCACCTTGGCCATCGCCGCCAAAGCCAAGGCGCTCAAGGCCGAAGGCCACGACATCTGCAGCCTCAGCGCCGGTGAGCCCGATTTCGACACCCCCTCCTTCATCTGTGAGGCCGCTGCTGCCGCGTTGCGCAATGGCCAAACCCGCTACGGCCCCGCCGCCGGTGAACCGGCCCTGCGGGAGGCGATCGCCGCAAAGCTGAGCCGCGAGAATCAGGTGCCCACCCGCGCCGAGCAGGTGCTGGTGACCAACGGCGGGAAGCAGGCGCTCTACAACCTGTTTCAGGTGCTGCTCGGCCCCGGCGATGAGCTGCTGCTGCCCGCTCCCTACTGGCTGAGCTACCCGGAGATCGCCCGCCTGGCGGGAGCCTCCGTGCGGTTGCTACCCAGCTCGGCCGCTGAAGGATTCCGGCTTGATCCCGCCCAGCTGGAGGCCGCCATCACCCCGGCCAGCAAGCTGCTGGTGCTCAATAGCCCCAGCAATCCCACGGGGATGGTGCTGAGCCGCCAGGAGCTGGAAGCCATCGCCGCCGTGCTGCGCCGCCATCCCCAGGTGGCGGTGGTGTGCGACGAGATCTACAAATTCCTGCTGGCCCCTGGCCATGAGCACCACAGCCTCGCTGCGGTGGCGCCGGATCTTGCCGATCGCGTCTTCAGCGTGAATGGCTTCGCCAAAGGTTGGGCGATGACGGGCTGGCGCATCGGCTGGCTGGCCGGCAATGCCGCTGTGGTGAAGGCCGCGATTGCGCTCCAGAGCCAGAGCACCAGCAACGTGTGCAGCTTTGCCCAATTCGGAGCCCTCGCCGCCATCGAAGGCCCCCGCGACTGCGTGCACGCCATGGCGGAGCAATTCAACGAGCGCCGCCAACGGCTGAGCGATGGTCTGCAGGCCATCGCCGGGCTGCAGCTGCTCCCGCCAGAAGGGGCCTTCTACGCCTTCCCGGATGTGAGCAGCACCGGCCTCGACTCGATGACCTTCTGCAACCGACTGCTCGATGAGCACGGCCTGGCGGTGGTGCCCGGTGTGGCCTTCGGTGACGACCGCTGCATCCGGCTGTCCTGCGCAGCTGGCAACAGCACCATCGACGATGGGCTCAGCCGGCTCGAGGGCTTCGTGCGGAGCCTGTAA
- a CDS encoding putative selenate ABC transporter substrate-binding protein, translated as MFKFPQRGRERSAAVLAGIGLALAPAALPPFSPTQLPLPAAHAQQTSKLVLRISAIPDQQPEKLNRLYGLVANELSKQLGVRVQYVPVTNYTAAVSAFRTGSLDLVWFGGLTGVQARLQKPGAKVLAQRDIDASFHTIFIANTKSGLKPVTSVQGLSQLKGKRFTFGSESSTSGRLMPQYFLGQAGVKPNQFAGGAPGFSGSHDATVALVQSGAYEAGAVNEQVWRASLHNGKANRSKVMAIWKTPGYPDYHWIAQPDLDKRFGKGFTNRIQKAILSWRPSNPEQKRILSLFGAQQFTTAQASAYGRIEQVGRQIGQIR; from the coding sequence ATGTTCAAGTTCCCCCAACGCGGCCGAGAACGTTCGGCCGCCGTGCTGGCCGGCATCGGCCTGGCCCTGGCTCCGGCGGCCCTTCCCCCCTTCAGTCCCACCCAGCTGCCTCTGCCGGCAGCCCACGCGCAGCAAACCAGCAAGCTGGTGCTGCGCATCAGCGCCATCCCCGATCAGCAGCCGGAGAAGCTGAACCGGCTCTACGGGCTTGTGGCCAATGAATTGAGCAAGCAGCTTGGCGTGCGGGTTCAGTACGTGCCCGTGACGAACTACACAGCTGCCGTGAGCGCGTTCCGCACGGGAAGCCTTGATCTCGTGTGGTTCGGCGGCCTCACCGGCGTGCAGGCCCGCCTTCAGAAACCGGGCGCCAAGGTGCTCGCCCAGCGCGACATCGACGCCTCCTTCCACACGATCTTCATCGCCAACACCAAGAGCGGGCTGAAGCCAGTCACCTCCGTGCAGGGGCTGAGCCAGCTCAAGGGCAAACGTTTCACCTTCGGCTCGGAGAGCTCCACCTCCGGGCGCCTGATGCCGCAGTATTTCCTCGGCCAGGCCGGGGTGAAGCCCAACCAGTTCGCCGGCGGTGCGCCTGGCTTCAGCGGCAGCCACGACGCCACGGTGGCCCTGGTGCAGAGCGGCGCCTATGAAGCCGGCGCCGTGAACGAGCAGGTGTGGCGCGCCAGCCTCCACAACGGCAAGGCCAACCGCTCCAAGGTGATGGCGATCTGGAAAACCCCTGGCTATCCCGATTACCACTGGATTGCGCAGCCCGATCTGGACAAACGCTTCGGCAAAGGCTTCACCAACCGGATCCAGAAAGCGATCCTGAGCTGGCGGCCGAGCAACCCGGAGCAGAAGCGGATCCTCAGCCTGTTCGGTGCTCAGCAGTTCACCACGGCCCAAGCCAGCGCCTATGGCCGGATCGAACAGGTGGGTCGCCAGATCGGCCAGATCCGCTGA
- a CDS encoding ATP-binding cassette domain-containing protein yields the protein MESPAPTHHSLASAPVLELRHVAVPGREQPRLEGIDLTLRPGERVALLGPSGAGKSTLLAVANGLLEPSQGEVLWSGARRARSQRARRRQQARIGTLWQDLRLIEELSVQQNLNCGRLAQWGWPRALLNLLLPLESDACAEALRQVDLEPQLLNQPVGELSGGQRQRVAIARLLRQQPQLLLADEPLASLDPRLAQDLLQLLLAQASAPRALLLSLHRPDLLQGFDRVVGLRQGRIHVDCAVNQLQDADLEALYAGVPVASGAQ from the coding sequence ATGGAGAGCCCAGCACCAACCCACCACAGCCTGGCCAGCGCACCCGTGCTGGAGCTGCGCCATGTGGCGGTGCCCGGGCGTGAGCAACCCCGCCTGGAGGGCATTGATCTCACCTTGAGGCCCGGCGAACGGGTGGCGTTGCTGGGCCCCAGCGGCGCCGGCAAAAGCACCCTGCTGGCGGTGGCGAATGGACTCCTTGAGCCCTCGCAGGGTGAGGTGCTTTGGAGCGGCGCCAGGCGCGCCCGCAGCCAGCGGGCTCGGCGCCGCCAGCAGGCCCGCATCGGCACCCTCTGGCAAGACCTGCGCCTCATCGAAGAACTGAGCGTGCAGCAAAACCTCAACTGCGGTCGACTGGCCCAATGGGGTTGGCCGCGCGCCCTACTCAATTTGCTGCTGCCCCTGGAGAGCGACGCCTGCGCAGAAGCCCTGCGGCAGGTGGATCTCGAACCGCAGCTGCTCAACCAACCGGTGGGCGAGCTCTCGGGCGGCCAACGCCAACGGGTGGCGATCGCCCGTTTGCTGCGCCAGCAGCCGCAACTGCTGCTGGCCGATGAACCCCTGGCCAGCCTCGATCCGCGCCTCGCCCAAGACCTGCTGCAGCTGCTGCTCGCCCAGGCCTCCGCACCGCGGGCGCTGTTATTGAGCTTGCATCGCCCCGATCTTCTGCAGGGCTTTGATCGAGTGGTGGGTCTACGCCAAGGGCGCATCCACGTCGACTGTGCCGTCAACCAGCTCCAAGACGCAGATCTCGAGGCTCTTTACGCCGGTGTGCCCGTAGCCAGCGGCGCCCAATGA
- a CDS encoding ABC transporter permease, with protein sequence MKPAAPLLLLVPALVLVPVILLLPGVVHGGGWELIGEFLLAAVQPSTDPVVLASLLRGLGVTAGMALLGWSASLLIGLIAGLASSRLLWRTLIGHSWPAEGLRRLLAIPRSIHELIWGLLLLQVIGLQPVIAVVAIAIPYGALVARVVSDLLDSLNARNLQALVAAGSPPPAALLTAMGPPLLPGLISYGGYRLECALRSATLLGVFGLGGLGNELLLTLQSLQFHELWSGLWLLLAVMLALEAVIGRLRRRWGMPSRFSLRGSTVGRRGRELVLAALLLVPVVLGVGQALAVEPAALFHWQALPPLPPGGWSEALALPWPALVFNTVLLTLLAAALAVGVAPLLLLLVAPWPWGQRLLQLIWAIGRLWPPPLTALLLLFVLKPGLITAALALGFHNLGILGRLLLEGSEAAGPQRQEALSSSGCGPRLALLYGRFSALARSYLAYGAYRADVILRETVVVGLVAGTGLGSQLNQSLSAFAFDQLVLLLAAYAVLTLLGEDLSDRARQRLLQR encoded by the coding sequence ATGAAACCAGCTGCGCCGCTGCTGCTGCTGGTGCCCGCCCTGGTGCTGGTGCCCGTGATCCTGCTCCTGCCTGGGGTGGTGCATGGTGGCGGCTGGGAGCTGATCGGTGAGTTTCTGCTCGCGGCCGTCCAGCCCTCCACCGATCCCGTGGTGCTGGCATCGCTGCTGCGGGGGCTGGGGGTGACCGCCGGCATGGCGTTGCTGGGCTGGTCCGCCAGCCTGCTGATCGGCCTGATCGCCGGGTTGGCCAGCTCGCGGTTGTTGTGGCGCACGCTGATTGGCCACAGTTGGCCGGCGGAAGGGCTGCGCCGATTGCTGGCGATTCCACGCTCCATCCATGAACTGATCTGGGGTCTGTTGCTGCTGCAGGTGATCGGCCTGCAACCGGTAATCGCGGTTGTGGCGATTGCGATTCCCTACGGAGCCCTGGTGGCCCGGGTGGTGAGCGACCTGCTCGACAGCCTCAATGCACGCAACCTGCAGGCCCTGGTGGCGGCAGGGAGCCCGCCCCCGGCGGCCTTGCTCACCGCCATGGGGCCGCCGCTGCTGCCGGGGCTGATCAGCTACGGCGGCTATCGGCTCGAGTGCGCCCTGCGCAGCGCCACCTTGCTGGGGGTATTCGGCCTGGGGGGCCTGGGCAATGAACTCCTGCTCACCTTGCAATCGCTGCAATTCCACGAGCTCTGGAGTGGCCTCTGGCTGCTACTGGCGGTGATGCTGGCGCTGGAAGCCGTGATCGGCAGGCTGCGGCGGCGCTGGGGCATGCCGAGCCGCTTCAGCCTGCGGGGCAGCACGGTGGGGCGCCGGGGGCGGGAATTGGTGCTGGCGGCCCTGCTGCTGGTGCCGGTGGTGTTGGGCGTGGGGCAGGCCCTGGCCGTCGAGCCAGCGGCCCTCTTTCATTGGCAAGCACTGCCGCCCCTCCCCCCGGGCGGCTGGAGCGAAGCCCTGGCCTTGCCTTGGCCAGCTCTGGTGTTCAACACCGTACTGCTCACCCTCCTGGCTGCGGCGCTGGCGGTGGGTGTGGCACCGCTGCTCCTGTTACTGGTGGCGCCGTGGCCTTGGGGGCAGCGCTTGCTGCAACTGATCTGGGCGATCGGGCGGCTGTGGCCGCCACCACTCACGGCCCTGCTGCTGCTGTTCGTGCTCAAGCCAGGGCTGATCACCGCCGCGCTGGCCCTGGGCTTTCACAACCTGGGGATCCTGGGGCGATTGCTGCTGGAGGGCAGCGAGGCAGCCGGGCCCCAACGGCAGGAGGCCCTCAGCAGCAGTGGCTGTGGGCCGCGGTTGGCGCTGCTCTATGGCCGCTTCAGCGCCCTGGCGCGCTCCTACCTGGCCTATGGCGCCTACCGGGCCGATGTGATTCTGCGGGAAACGGTGGTGGTGGGGCTGGTGGCCGGCACAGGCCTGGGCAGCCAACTCAACCAGAGCCTGAGCGCCTTCGCCTTCGATCAACTGGTGCTGCTGCTAGCGGCTTACGCGGTGCTCACCCTGCTGGGGGAAGATCTCAGCGACCGCGCCCGCCAACGGCTGCTGCAGCGATGA
- a CDS encoding GDSL-type esterase/lipase family protein, with protein MSVPIPRKLIVLGDSGVVGWGDPEEGGWCERLRRHWMGLPQGPVLYPLGVRGDGLERVAARLQQEVSCRGELRRQLPQGILLSVGLNDTARVGRADGRPQLDADAFLFGVQQVLQQAKALAPVLVLGLTPVDEAVMPYADVLWYQLEHVRRYEGLLEEACLEADVPFLPLLEGLLQDPHWLQWLSSDGLHLNSEGHRQVYERVRHWPALLQWADLQPLTISSVSA; from the coding sequence ATGAGCGTTCCGATTCCCCGCAAGCTGATCGTGCTGGGGGACAGCGGTGTGGTGGGCTGGGGAGATCCAGAAGAAGGCGGTTGGTGCGAACGCCTCCGCCGCCACTGGATGGGGCTACCCCAGGGGCCCGTGCTTTACCCGCTCGGTGTGCGAGGAGATGGGCTCGAGCGTGTGGCAGCCCGGCTCCAGCAGGAGGTGAGCTGCCGCGGCGAACTGCGCCGGCAGCTGCCCCAGGGCATCCTGCTCTCGGTGGGCCTCAATGACACCGCCCGTGTAGGCCGTGCCGATGGACGCCCCCAACTCGATGCCGATGCCTTTCTCTTCGGGGTGCAGCAGGTGCTGCAGCAGGCCAAAGCCCTGGCGCCGGTGTTGGTGCTGGGCCTCACACCGGTGGATGAAGCCGTGATGCCCTATGCGGATGTGCTCTGGTACCAACTGGAGCATGTGCGCCGCTACGAGGGCCTGCTGGAAGAGGCCTGCCTCGAGGCGGATGTGCCGTTTCTGCCGCTGCTGGAGGGGTTACTGCAGGACCCCCATTGGTTGCAGTGGTTGAGCAGCGATGGGTTACACCTCAACAGCGAAGGCCACCGCCAGGTGTACGAACGGGTGCGGCACTGGCCGGCCCTGTTGCAGTGGGCCGACCTGCAACCGCTCACGATCAGCAGCGTCAGCGCCTGA
- a CDS encoding sigma-70 family RNA polymerase sigma factor, whose protein sequence is MHTLTPRADFSQRNAALLAAYQQCRSTTNRNAVIHANLPLVWRVARQESQRSGHSFDDLTQEGCLGLIKAVERFDPGRGHSLSTAAVPWIRGAIRHYLRDRSHTISGSHHLLELHRRGQVLQEQRQQQGLAPLSAGALATALGCSLERWQLALARRRSLQLASLEQPHFDDDGELTPLVEQLPDSRGNDHYAPVLRQEQRRQLWRVLCRLERRQRRWILGRLLQRHTWGQLANGSGLSAKAMQRRYNLLLQELRQQLTPLMSS, encoded by the coding sequence ATGCACACCCTCACCCCCCGCGCCGACTTCAGCCAGCGCAATGCCGCCCTGCTGGCGGCTTACCAGCAGTGCCGCAGCACCACCAACCGCAATGCCGTGATCCACGCCAACCTGCCGCTGGTGTGGCGGGTCGCCCGCCAGGAATCGCAACGCAGCGGCCATAGCTTCGACGACCTCACCCAGGAGGGCTGCCTGGGGCTGATCAAAGCCGTGGAGCGCTTCGACCCCGGGCGGGGGCACAGCCTGAGCACCGCGGCGGTTCCGTGGATTCGCGGCGCGATCCGTCACTACCTGCGCGATCGCTCGCACACCATCAGCGGCAGCCACCACCTGCTTGAGCTGCATCGCCGCGGGCAGGTCCTGCAGGAGCAGCGCCAGCAGCAGGGCCTCGCCCCCCTGAGCGCGGGCGCCCTGGCCACTGCCTTGGGCTGCAGTCTCGAGCGCTGGCAGCTGGCCCTGGCGCGGCGACGCAGCCTGCAGTTGGCCAGCCTGGAGCAACCGCACTTTGATGATGACGGCGAACTCACCCCCCTGGTGGAGCAGCTACCCGACAGCAGGGGCAACGATCACTACGCTCCAGTGCTCCGGCAGGAGCAACGGCGCCAACTCTGGCGGGTGCTATGCCGGTTGGAGCGGCGGCAGCGGCGCTGGATCCTGGGGCGGCTCCTTCAGCGCCACACCTGGGGGCAGCTGGCCAACGGCAGCGGCCTGAGTGCCAAGGCCATGCAACGGCGCTACAACCTGCTCCTGCAAGAGCTGCGTCAGCAGCTCACGCCCCTGATGAGCAGCTGA
- a CDS encoding DUF92 domain-containing protein, with amino-acid sequence MLELQVLLSADRVQHWALALVINAALIAAAQRLPLLTRAGWVHAGILGTLLMGSFGWAGWWAVVLYLGLGSLVTRLGFRRKQADGLAEARGGRRGPENVWGSAATGAALALLTLLPSAPVTLLRLGFAASFSAKLADTFGSEIGKRWGRRTVLITTLQPVPPGTEGAISLEGTAASLMGSALMALVMLQLGLLQNPLAWAVVTLVGLLATLLESLIGAGLQQRCIWLSNELVNALQTTLAAVIAMAAAEWLGLG; translated from the coding sequence ATGCTGGAGCTTCAGGTGCTGCTCAGTGCCGACCGTGTGCAGCACTGGGCGCTGGCGTTGGTGATCAATGCCGCCCTGATCGCCGCCGCCCAGCGGCTGCCCCTGCTCACCCGCGCCGGTTGGGTGCACGCCGGAATCCTGGGCACGTTGCTGATGGGCAGCTTCGGTTGGGCTGGCTGGTGGGCCGTGGTGCTCTACCTCGGCCTGGGTTCGCTGGTGACGCGGCTGGGTTTCCGGCGCAAGCAGGCCGATGGGCTGGCGGAGGCCCGCGGCGGCCGGCGGGGCCCTGAAAACGTGTGGGGATCTGCCGCCACGGGTGCCGCCTTGGCGCTGCTCACCCTGCTGCCTTCGGCGCCGGTCACCCTGCTGCGACTCGGGTTCGCGGCCAGCTTCAGTGCCAAGTTGGCCGATACGTTCGGTAGCGAGATCGGCAAGCGCTGGGGTCGACGCACCGTGCTGATCACCACCCTGCAGCCCGTGCCTCCCGGCACCGAGGGAGCGATCTCCCTGGAGGGCACCGCTGCGAGCCTGATGGGCAGTGCCCTGATGGCGCTGGTGATGCTGCAGCTGGGTCTGCTGCAGAACCCCTTGGCTTGGGCGGTGGTGACACTGGTGGGCTTGCTGGCCACCCTGCTGGAGAGCCTGATCGGGGCGGGCCTGCAGCAGCGCTGCATTTGGCTCAGCAATGAGTTGGTGAATGCGCTGCAAACCACCCTCGCCGCCGTGATCGCCATGGCGGCGGCGGAGTGGTTAGGCCTGGGTTGA
- a CDS encoding 16S rRNA (uracil(1498)-N(3))-methyltransferase, which translates to MARECRRLFIPPPRLQQVSVEGVLPLSAEHSRYLCKVLRYGPGDRFAVVDGGGHLWEAELLDRERARLLQPLAEPLLSRPKDQPALVLAAAVVKRDFELLVRMAVELGVDRLVPLLCERTAVQGQLRPERWQSIAAEAAEQCERLWLPQIDPPTPLPELFSAGSGPCSAGMLRFWATTRQEALPLLVDALPSATAPPCEEVWLACGPEGGWSPAEEEQAIACRWSPVQLGPTILRSSTAGVAAAALISHWRVARG; encoded by the coding sequence ATGGCGCGCGAATGCCGGCGCCTGTTCATCCCGCCGCCCCGGCTGCAGCAGGTCTCTGTTGAGGGCGTACTGCCCCTCTCTGCCGAGCACAGCCGCTATCTGTGCAAAGTGCTGCGCTATGGCCCGGGGGATCGTTTTGCCGTGGTGGATGGCGGCGGCCACCTCTGGGAGGCCGAGTTGCTCGATCGGGAGCGGGCCCGCCTGCTGCAGCCCCTGGCCGAACCGCTGCTCAGCCGGCCCAAGGATCAGCCGGCCTTGGTGCTGGCGGCCGCTGTGGTGAAGCGGGATTTTGAGCTCCTGGTGCGGATGGCGGTGGAGCTCGGTGTGGATCGGCTCGTGCCGCTGCTCTGCGAGCGCACCGCCGTGCAGGGTCAGCTGCGGCCGGAGCGGTGGCAGAGCATCGCGGCAGAAGCGGCTGAACAGTGTGAGCGCCTCTGGTTGCCCCAGATCGATCCACCCACCCCATTGCCTGAACTGTTCAGCGCTGGTTCGGGCCCCTGCTCAGCTGGCATGCTGCGGTTCTGGGCCACCACGCGGCAGGAGGCCCTGCCGCTCTTGGTGGACGCGCTGCCCAGTGCAACGGCCCCGCCCTGTGAAGAGGTGTGGCTGGCCTGTGGGCCGGAGGGCGGCTGGAGCCCTGCCGAAGAGGAGCAGGCGATTGCCTGCCGATGGAGCCCGGTGCAGTTGGGGCCCACGATCCTGCGCAGCTCCACTGCTGGAGTGGCCGCTGCGGCTTTGATCAGCCACTGGCGCGTGGCCAGGGGCTGA
- a CDS encoding DUF3531 family protein → MEIRFREFDPFNCWIWLRFSHAPGQGERGYIETAFDSWFFLGKLGGFNAENLQVQEEGAELSGMAYDAETAARAMPALMHNMGEMDYRGEWARCWLDLGTSDALALDVLINTLRQLDTDVVEIQELLIGGVNDDWPVEDEPDNLFTSLRDPGA, encoded by the coding sequence ATGGAGATCCGCTTTCGCGAATTCGATCCCTTCAATTGCTGGATCTGGCTGCGCTTCAGCCATGCACCCGGCCAGGGGGAGCGGGGCTACATCGAAACAGCCTTCGACAGCTGGTTTTTCCTGGGCAAGCTCGGCGGGTTCAACGCCGAAAACCTGCAGGTGCAGGAGGAGGGCGCGGAACTGAGCGGCATGGCGTACGACGCCGAGACCGCTGCCCGGGCGATGCCGGCCCTGATGCACAACATGGGCGAGATGGACTACCGCGGTGAGTGGGCTCGCTGCTGGCTGGATCTGGGCACCAGTGATGCCCTTGCCCTCGATGTTCTGATCAATACCTTGCGCCAGCTCGATACCGATGTGGTGGAGATCCAGGAGTTGCTGATCGGCGGTGTCAACGACGACTGGCCCGTGGAGGACGAGCCCGACAATCTGTTCACCAGCCTGCGCGATCCCGGCGCCTGA